From the genome of Nicotiana sylvestris chromosome 2, ASM39365v2, whole genome shotgun sequence, one region includes:
- the LOC104235191 gene encoding uncharacterized protein isoform X1 — protein sequence MADPELEAIRQRRMQELMAQQSMGSQQNPDQQKAQDEAKREADERRQMMLTQILTSEARARVARIALVKPDKARGVEDVILRAAQYGQITEKVSEEKLIQLLEQINTQTTKQTKVTIQRRRNVLEDDD from the exons ATG GCTGACCCAGAATTAGAAGCTATCAGGCAAAGGAGAATGCAGGAGCTCATGGCTCAACAGAGCATG GGAAGTCAGCAAAACCCTGACCAGCAGAAAGCCCAGGATGAAGCTAAAAG GGAGGCTGATGAGCGAAGGCAAATGATGCTTACTCAGATTCTGACTTCTGAAGCAAGGGCTAGAG TTGCTCGAATTGCTCTTGTGAAGCCTGACAAGGCCAGAGGAGTGGAAGATGTTATACTCAGAGCTGCTCAGTATGGGCAGATCACAGAAAAG GTTTCTGAGGAGAAACTTATACAATTACTTGAACAAATTAACACCCAAACTACAAAGCAAACGAAAGTAACA ATCCAGAGGCGCCGGAATGTTCTTGAGGACGACGATTAG